A section of the Deltaproteobacteria bacterium genome encodes:
- a CDS encoding nuclear transport factor 2 family protein, which produces MALTPEDRALIGDLVVAYAYAIDERNWQAFEALFTPDARIDYESAGGIAGSPAQVAAWMPQALSLFTWTLHSAFTHRLQPTGPDTVNGAIHMLARHGVVFDGTSEVMDVSGVYYDEYVRTQAGWRFASRREHTLSITGGRFAEMVAARARK; this is translated from the coding sequence ATGGCTCTCACCCCCGAAGACCGGGCGCTCATCGGCGATCTCGTCGTCGCCTACGCGTACGCGATCGACGAGCGGAACTGGCAGGCGTTCGAGGCGCTCTTCACGCCCGACGCGCGCATCGACTACGAGTCGGCGGGCGGCATCGCGGGCTCGCCGGCGCAGGTGGCGGCGTGGATGCCGCAGGCGCTGTCGCTGTTCACCTGGACGCTCCACTCGGCGTTCACCCACCGGCTCCAACCGACGGGTCCCGACACCGTGAACGGCGCCATTCACATGCTCGCGCGCCACGGCGTCGTCTTCGACGGCACGAGCGAGGTGATGGACGTGAGCGGGGTCTACTACGACGAGTACGTCCGGACGCAGGCCGGGTGGCGGTTCGCGTCGCGCCGCGAGCACACCCTGAGCATCACCGGCGGACGCTTTGCCGAGATGGTCGCCGCGCGCGCCCGCAAGTGA
- a CDS encoding TetR/AcrR family transcriptional regulator: MPLARATDRLRPRKRPRQARSRRTVDAIVKAAAEIFSRRGYAATTTNHIAERAGVSIGSLYEYFSSKDALLAALMEAHVEEAEEVLTLAAGEVAAGARDLAGTIRHLVRTMIALHARDRDLHRVLFEEAPLSRRLRQALRAVEERTVGWVAGLLDAHPQVRVGDVPLAAAVVVRTVESLTHNLVLHGHDDVDVDAYSDEIVRLVTRYLAPAP; the protein is encoded by the coding sequence ATGCCCCTCGCCCGCGCCACCGATCGACTCCGCCCGCGCAAGCGGCCGAGACAGGCCCGCTCGCGGCGGACGGTCGACGCCATCGTGAAGGCGGCGGCCGAGATCTTCTCCCGGCGCGGCTACGCCGCCACCACCACCAATCACATCGCCGAGCGCGCCGGCGTGTCGATCGGGTCGCTCTACGAGTACTTTTCGAGCAAGGACGCGCTCCTCGCGGCTCTCATGGAGGCGCACGTCGAAGAGGCCGAGGAGGTGCTGACGCTCGCCGCCGGCGAGGTCGCGGCCGGCGCGCGCGACCTCGCCGGGACGATCCGCCACCTCGTGCGCACCATGATCGCGCTGCACGCGCGCGACCGCGATCTCCATCGCGTCCTGTTCGAGGAGGCGCCGCTCTCCCGCCGGCTCCGCCAGGCGCTGCGCGCCGTCGAGGAGCGGACCGTCGGCTGGGTGGCTGGGCTCCTCGACGCGCATCCCCAGGTGCGGGTCGGCGACGTCCCGCTCGCCGCCGCGGTCGTCGTGCGCACCGTCGAGTCGCTGACGCACAACCTCGTGCTGCACGGCCATGACGACGTCGACGTCGACGCGTACAGCGACGAGATCGTGCGCCTCGTGACGCGCTACCTCGCGCCGGCGCCGTAG
- a CDS encoding thiolase family protein — translation MREAVIVEAVRTPLGRGKQTGALYPVHAVDLAAKALGALIDRSGIDPALVEDVIMGCVSQVGEQGLNVGRNAALAAGFPETVVGTTVDRQCGSSQQALHFAAQGVIAGAYDVVIAAGVESMSRVPMGTSAYAGGQPFGPSMMQRYVDQNLYGVGGLVQQGISAEIVAEKWNLSRETLDEFSVGSHQKAAAATRNGWFKNEIVPVEVQRPDGSRDVVTTDEGIRADSSLAKLLSLKPAFKDDGVITAGNSSQITDGAAAVLVMEKRKALALGLRPRARFHTFALGGVDPVIMLTGPIPATHNALERSGLAFEDIDAVEINEAFAPVVLAWQREFDADLGRVNLNGGAIALGHPLGCSGARLMTTLVNILERTGGRYGLQTMCEGGGMANATIIERLD, via the coding sequence ATGCGTGAAGCCGTGATCGTCGAAGCCGTGCGAACCCCTCTCGGACGAGGCAAGCAGACGGGGGCGCTCTATCCCGTCCATGCCGTCGATCTTGCCGCGAAGGCGCTCGGGGCCCTCATCGACAGGTCGGGGATCGATCCCGCGCTCGTCGAGGACGTGATCATGGGATGCGTGAGCCAGGTCGGCGAGCAGGGTCTGAACGTCGGCCGCAACGCGGCGCTCGCCGCGGGCTTTCCCGAGACCGTCGTCGGGACGACGGTCGACCGGCAGTGCGGGTCGAGCCAGCAGGCGCTGCACTTCGCCGCGCAGGGCGTGATCGCCGGCGCGTACGACGTGGTGATCGCCGCCGGCGTCGAGTCGATGAGCCGGGTGCCGATGGGCACGAGCGCGTACGCCGGCGGCCAGCCCTTCGGGCCGAGCATGATGCAGCGCTACGTCGACCAGAACCTCTACGGCGTCGGCGGTCTCGTGCAGCAAGGCATCTCCGCGGAGATCGTCGCCGAGAAGTGGAACCTCTCGCGGGAGACGCTCGACGAGTTCTCGGTCGGCTCGCACCAGAAGGCGGCCGCCGCGACGCGGAACGGCTGGTTCAAGAACGAGATCGTCCCCGTCGAGGTGCAGCGTCCGGACGGCAGCCGCGACGTCGTCACGACCGACGAGGGCATCCGCGCCGACAGCTCGCTCGCGAAGCTCCTGAGCCTGAAGCCGGCGTTCAAGGACGACGGCGTCATCACCGCCGGCAACTCGAGCCAGATCACCGACGGCGCCGCCGCCGTGCTGGTGATGGAGAAGCGGAAGGCGCTCGCGCTCGGCCTCCGGCCGCGCGCGCGCTTCCACACCTTCGCGCTCGGCGGCGTCGATCCGGTCATCATGCTGACGGGCCCGATTCCGGCGACGCACAACGCTCTCGAGCGCTCGGGCCTCGCGTTCGAGGACATCGATGCGGTCGAGATCAACGAAGCCTTCGCGCCGGTCGTGCTCGCGTGGCAGCGGGAGTTCGACGCCGACCTCGGCAGGGTGAACCTGAACGGCGGCGCCATCGCGCTCGGCCACCCCCTCGGCTGCAGCGGCGCCCGCCTCATGACGACGCTCGTGAACATCCTCGAGCGAACCGGCGGGCGCTACGGCCTCCAGACGATGTGCGAGGGCGGCGGCATGGCGAACGCGACGATCATCGAGCGGTTGGACTGA